ATAACCGGGTCGAAACAATTCGGATTGCATTCGCCGAGACACGCCCGACCAAGGACGCGCGAATCGAGGCGACACGGGGGCATCCGGGCTCCGACCAAGCCCGATCGAGCCGCGTTGTCTGCGATCCGCACGAAAACGTGCTGGTCCACGCCGTGCCGCACGCCGCGCTCATCGACAATTTCCGCTCTTACGTCTCATACCTCATTTCGTCCCGTACGCCATTCCCATATCGCGTCAACTGTCACTTCCGTCCACAGCTGCACCGCGGACGCACAGCGGACGCGAAATCCATCGTGCCAATTTACGGAGCGACCCATGCCTTTAACGACACCGCGCATCGCCGGTGTGGACGTGGTCCGTGGACTCGCGCTGCTCGGTATGTTCTCCGTGCATGTATTCGGAGCGTTCGAGCCTGACAATTCACCGACGGTGGCCTGGCAGTTGGCGGGCGGCCGGTCCTCGGCGACCTTCGCGCTGGTGGCCGGAGTCGGCCTCGCCTTCACCACCGGGGGCCGCACTCCCCGGGTCGGCCGCGGCTCGCTCGCCGCGGTCACCGCCCGGGCGCTCTCCGTCGGTCTCATCGGGCTGCTGCTGGGCTACGCCGCCAACGCGGGCGGCCTCGAAGTCGACGTCATCCTCGCCTTCTACGCCCTGCTGTTCCTGCTCGCCCTGCCCCTGCTGACCCTGCGGGCACGGACGTTGGCCTGCGTCGCCCTCGCTCTGGGCGTGGTCGCGCCGTTCCTCGTCCACCTGCTCAGGGGGGTGCTGCCCGAACCCGCCTTCGAGGGTGATCCGACGCTCCAGGACGTCGTCACCGACCCGGCCGGTCTCCTCTGCGCCCTTCTCGTCCACGGCTCCTATCCGGTCCTGGCGTGGATGGCGTACCTCTGCGCGGGGCTCGCCATCGGGCGCCTCGACCTCTTCGACCGGCGCACCGCGACCCGGCTGCTGACCGGCGGGCTGACGCTCGCCGCCGCCTCCTGGCTGGCCTGCTCGTGGTGGCTCTTCCGCTGGGGCGGTCTGGAGCGGCTGCGGCAGGCCGAGTTCCCCGACGCAACCGGGCCGCACGCCCGCGACGAGGTCCTGTGGGACAGCCCGGACGGCGCGACCTGGTGGTCGATGATCTCCCGCGCCCCGCACTCCACCTCGCCGTTCGACCTGCTGCACACCCTCGGCGCGTCCATCGCCCTGCTCGCCGCGGTCCTGCTGCTGAGCCGGCTCACCGCGGTGCGGCGTGCGCTGCTCCCGCTGGCGGCTGCCGGAAGCATGCCGCTGACGCTCTACACCGCCCATGTCCTGTTCCTCGCCACCGGAGCGCTGAACGGCTCCCCCGACCTCCAGTACGCCGTACTGGTCGCGGGCTCGCTGCTCTTCGCGGTCGGCTGGCGACTCGCCAGGGGCCGGGGCCCCCTGGAGTCCCTGGTCGCGGAGGCGGCCCGGCTCGCCAGGGAGTGGGAACGGGGACTGGGTCGGGGACGGGCGCAGGGGAGCCCGCCCGGGGCACCGGTCCGCGGACCCGAACCGACCGAACCGACCGAACCGACCGAACCGACCGAACCAGCCGAACCAGCCGAACCGACCGAACTGATCGAAAGCCAGGACCAGCACCGCTGAGGAGCTCATCGTGGGGGGAAAAGTGGGGGGAAAACCGATCGAGTTGGCACCCATGCCGCCGACCGATCCGACCGAGCACACGACCAAGCACACGACCGAACACCCGGCCGGGCTCACGGCCGGCGCCGGGGGCGGCACCGAGCGGATCCTCGCCGAGGTGCTCGCGGGCGTCGTGAAGCGGGACCAGGTCCCGCTGGACAGCCACTTCTTCGACGATCTCGGCGCCAACTCCCTGGTCATGGCGCACTTCTGCGCCCGGGTCAGGAAGCGGGACGACCTGCCGTCGGTGTCGATGAAGGACGTGTACGGCAATCCGACGATCCGGAGTCTGGCGGCGGCGCTCACCGACACCCCGGCCGAGGCACCCGCCGCACCGCCGGCCGAGGCCCCGGTGCCCGGCAGTACCTCGCGGTATGTCCTGTGCGGGGCGGCGCAGTTGCTGATCTTCGCCGCGTACTGCTTCCTCACCGGGCTCGTCACGGTCGAGGGCTACCAGTGGATCAACGCCGGTTCGGGGGCCGTCGACGTCTATCTGCGGTCGGTCGTGTTCGGCGGCGCCGCCTTCGCGGGGATGTGTGTGCTGCCGGTGGCCGCCAAGTGGGTGCTCGTCGGCCGGTGGCAGCGAGCCGAGTTCCCCGTCTGGGGGCTCGCCTATCTGCGCTTCTGGACGGTCAGGGCACTGCTCAACGCCAACCCGATGCGCCTGTTCACCGGGAACCCGCTGTACGTGCTCTACCTGCGGGCACTCGGCGCGCGGATCGGCAAGGGCGTCACCATCCTCTCGCCCGCCGTCCCGGTCTGCACCGACCTCCTCACGGTCGGCGCGGGCACGATCATCCGCAAGGACTCCTACTTCCTCTGCTACCGGGTCGTCGCCGGACGCGTCCGGACCGGCCCGGTCACCCTCGGCAGGAACGTCCACGTCGGCGAGAAGACCGTCCTCGACATCGGTACGTCGATGGGTGACGGTTCCCAACTCGGCCACGCCTCGGCGCTGTTCGAGGGCCAGGCGGTGCCGGCGGGCCTGCGCTGGCACGGCTCACCCGCCCAGCCCACGGACGTGGACCACGTGCGGATCCCCGGGGCCCACTGCTCCACCGCACGCCGGGCCGCCTACGGACTC
The DNA window shown above is from Streptomyces sp. NBC_01451 and carries:
- a CDS encoding heparan-alpha-glucosaminide N-acetyltransferase domain-containing protein; this translates as MPLTTPRIAGVDVVRGLALLGMFSVHVFGAFEPDNSPTVAWQLAGGRSSATFALVAGVGLAFTTGGRTPRVGRGSLAAVTARALSVGLIGLLLGYAANAGGLEVDVILAFYALLFLLALPLLTLRARTLACVALALGVVAPFLVHLLRGVLPEPAFEGDPTLQDVVTDPAGLLCALLVHGSYPVLAWMAYLCAGLAIGRLDLFDRRTATRLLTGGLTLAAASWLACSWWLFRWGGLERLRQAEFPDATGPHARDEVLWDSPDGATWWSMISRAPHSTSPFDLLHTLGASIALLAAVLLLSRLTAVRRALLPLAAAGSMPLTLYTAHVLFLATGALNGSPDLQYAVLVAGSLLFAVGWRLARGRGPLESLVAEAARLAREWERGLGRGRAQGSPPGAPVRGPEPTEPTEPTEPTEPAEPAEPTELIESQDQHR